From Chiloscyllium plagiosum isolate BGI_BamShark_2017 chromosome 38, ASM401019v2, whole genome shotgun sequence, a single genomic window includes:
- the rgra gene encoding retinal G protein coupled receptor a, which yields MVSTKPIIEGFSELEVFALGTALLLEALLGLLLNVITILSFYKIKEIQTPSNLLIASLAVSDTGICLNAFVAAFSSFLRYWPYGSEGCQTHGFQGFLTSLASINACAAIAWDRYHLNCSRSRLQWNSTVTILAIIWGFAGFWASMPLFGWGEYDYEPLRTCCTLDYSKGDRTFVSFFISVAFFEFVFPLFILVTSYQSCANKFKKTGQVKFNTGLPFKTLLICWGPYSLLCMYAVMENVTVLSPKLRMLPAILAKTSPIANAFVYALGNPNYRGGIWSFLTGEKIGSIEMDGKLK from the exons ATGGTATCTACCAAACCTATCATTGAGGGATTCAGTGAGCTGGAAGTATTTGCACTCGGGACTGCTCTATTACTTGAAG CTCTCCTTGGACTTCTCCTGAATGTGATAACGATTTTATCCTTTTACAAGATAAAGGAAATCCAGACACCAAGCAATCTCTTAATAGCCAGCTTGGCTGTATCAGACACTGGCATCTGCTTGAATGCATTTGTAGCTGCTTTCTCAAGCTTTCTAAG GTATTGGCCTTATGGATCTGAAGGTTGCCAGACTCACGGTTTCCAAGGATTTTTGACATCCCTCGCCAGTATTAATGCATGTGCTGCCATTGCTTGGGACAGGTACCACCTAAACTGTAGCA GATCTAGATTACAATGGAACAGTACCGTGACTATTTTGGCAATTATCTGGGGATTTGCTGGATTCTGGGCTTCTATGCCCTTATTTGGATGGGGTGAATATGATTACGAACCATTAAGAACTTGCTGCACCCTGGACTACTCAAAAGGTGACAG AACATTTGTCTCATTCTTCATTTCGGTGGCATTTTTTGAATTTGTCTTCCCACTTTTCATCTTGGTAACTTCTTACCAATCTTGTGCCAATAAATTCAAGAAAACCGGACAAGTCAAG TTTAATACTGGATTACCTTTTAAGACTCTTTTAATATGCTGGGGACCATATAGCCTGCTGTGCATGTATGCTGTCATGGAAAATGTTACTGTATTGTCTCCAAAACTAAGAATG CTTCCTGCCATTCTTGCAAAAACATCACCTATAGCCAATGCTTTTGTCTATGCTCTTGGAAATCCAAACTACAGAGGAGGGATCTGGTCCTTCTTAACAGGAGAGAAAATTGGATCCATTGAAATGGATGGGAAGCTTAAATAA